In a genomic window of Variovorax paradoxus:
- a CDS encoding D-2-hydroxyacid dehydrogenase — translation MSGPLRILMTEAAALQAGTGLAEALAGRAHLVVAEGDDADVAFVSRDVTGLSTKHELLPHTLRFHDALRHAPSLRWVHAHSSGADRPVYGELRARGVEVTTSSGANAGVVVQTALAGVLMLARRFPQLLAAQREKTWAPLVGSGLPRDLAGQTAVIVGWGPIGQGLGALLSALGLRVVSVRSSADAALAPAVESVRFEDIGRVLPRADWLLLACPLTERTRGLVDAAALALLPPGARLVNVARGEVVDEAALIEALRGGALAGAYLDVFAHEPLPADSPLWSLPNVIVTPHTAGHSDGNEARVAALFLDNLRRWNAGLPLRNRVA, via the coding sequence ATGAGCGGGCCGCTGCGCATCCTGATGACGGAAGCCGCCGCGCTTCAGGCCGGCACCGGCCTGGCCGAGGCATTGGCCGGCCGCGCGCACCTGGTGGTGGCCGAGGGCGACGATGCCGACGTGGCCTTCGTCTCGCGCGACGTCACGGGCCTGTCGACCAAGCACGAACTGCTGCCGCATACCCTGCGCTTCCACGATGCGCTGCGCCATGCGCCCTCGCTGCGCTGGGTGCATGCCCATTCCTCGGGCGCCGACCGGCCCGTGTACGGCGAGCTGCGCGCGCGCGGCGTCGAGGTGACGACCTCCTCGGGCGCCAACGCGGGCGTGGTGGTGCAGACCGCGCTGGCCGGCGTGCTGATGCTCGCGCGGCGCTTTCCGCAACTGCTCGCGGCGCAGCGCGAGAAGACCTGGGCGCCGCTCGTGGGCAGCGGGCTGCCGCGCGACCTCGCGGGCCAGACCGCGGTGATCGTGGGCTGGGGACCGATCGGTCAGGGCCTGGGCGCGCTGCTGTCGGCGCTCGGGCTGCGCGTGGTCTCGGTGCGCAGCAGCGCCGACGCAGCGCTCGCGCCCGCCGTCGAGAGCGTGCGCTTCGAGGACATCGGCCGGGTGCTGCCGCGCGCCGACTGGCTGCTGCTCGCCTGCCCGCTGACCGAACGCACGCGCGGGCTCGTCGATGCGGCCGCGCTCGCGCTGCTGCCACCGGGCGCGCGACTCGTGAACGTCGCGCGCGGCGAGGTGGTCGACGAAGCCGCGCTGATCGAGGCGCTGCGCGGCGGCGCGCTCGCGGGCGCCTACCTCGACGTGTTCGCGCACGAGCCGCTGCCCGCCGACTCGCCGCTGTGGTCGCTGCCGAACGTCATCGTCACGCCCCACACCGCCGGCCATTCGGACGGCAACGAGGCGCGCGTGGCCGCCCTCTTCCTCGACAACCTGCGCCGCTGGAACGCCGGCCTGCCGCTGCGCAACCGCGTGGCCTGA
- a CDS encoding tripartite tricarboxylate transporter substrate binding protein translates to MKRRLFPAVLALLAAAMAVPAFAQKFPQKPVTLVVPFAPGGNLDVVARTLAPALGQILGQSVIVDNRAGAGGAIGASYVARAQPDGYTLLVSTPNALVVLPLMTKTTYALDNFAPIGLAATTPLVIAVRGQGPYKDIEGLLAAARGKPGQVTAGHAGPGTTNHIALLQLEQAGKLSLNTVPYKGSAPALTDLLGGQIDLVVDQLTSSAAHIQSGMLRAVAVMSKERDPALPNVPTLREAGLKDFDATTATGLLAPAGTPPDVVQALNAALRKALADENVKRRLISVGSPGQASSPEEWLATLKKEDAGARLLAKSGKLKVD, encoded by the coding sequence ATGAAAAGAAGACTGTTCCCCGCCGTGCTGGCGCTGCTCGCCGCGGCCATGGCCGTTCCCGCCTTCGCGCAGAAATTCCCGCAGAAGCCCGTCACGCTGGTCGTGCCCTTCGCGCCCGGCGGCAACCTCGACGTGGTCGCGCGCACGCTCGCGCCCGCGCTCGGCCAGATCCTGGGCCAGTCGGTGATCGTGGACAACCGCGCCGGTGCGGGCGGTGCCATCGGCGCCTCGTACGTGGCACGCGCGCAGCCCGACGGCTACACGCTGCTGGTCAGCACGCCCAATGCGCTGGTGGTGCTGCCGCTGATGACGAAGACCACCTACGCACTCGACAACTTCGCGCCCATCGGCCTCGCCGCCACCACGCCGCTGGTGATCGCGGTGCGCGGCCAGGGCCCGTACAAGGACATCGAGGGCCTGCTCGCGGCCGCGCGCGGCAAGCCCGGCCAGGTCACGGCCGGCCATGCGGGCCCGGGCACCACCAACCACATCGCGCTGCTGCAGCTCGAGCAGGCCGGCAAGCTGAGCCTCAACACCGTGCCCTACAAGGGCTCGGCCCCGGCGCTCACCGACCTGCTGGGCGGCCAGATCGACCTGGTGGTGGACCAGCTCACGAGCTCGGCCGCCCACATCCAGTCGGGCATGCTGCGCGCGGTGGCCGTGATGTCGAAGGAGCGCGACCCCGCGCTGCCGAACGTGCCGACCCTGCGCGAGGCCGGCCTCAAGGACTTCGATGCCACCACCGCCACCGGCCTGCTCGCGCCGGCCGGCACGCCACCCGACGTGGTGCAGGCGCTCAATGCCGCGCTGCGCAAGGCGCTGGCCGACGAGAACGTGAAGCGCCGCCTGATCTCCGTCGGCAGCCCCGGCCAGGCCTCCTCGCCCGAGGAATGGCTCGCGACGCTGAAGAAGGAAGACGCGGGCGCCCGCCTGCTCGCGAAGAGCGGCAAGCTCAAGGTCGACTGA
- a CDS encoding amidohydrolase family protein: MTRPCLPPHDAFAPVAFAPPPGACDSHAHVFGPYARFPLAEDRSYTPAEYPGAAFIAHLDRLGLARGVLVTGSASGTDNGAVLAALSQYPERLRGIAVPRADTGDAELDRWHAAGIRGVRFNLFQRDGHAVYRNGVGIEVLEALAPRLAERGWHAQIWIHAPDLVELAPRLLRLGLPLVIDHMGRMAAARGIEDPGFRTLCRLLADGKAWTKISGADRNTGLGPPYADIDPFAEALLRANAERVVWGSDWPHINYFEAAQVPDDGALLNLLARWLPDAAQRRRVLVDNPAALYDFPPPV, translated from the coding sequence ATGACCCGCCCCTGCCTGCCTCCGCACGATGCCTTCGCACCCGTGGCCTTCGCGCCGCCGCCCGGCGCCTGCGACAGCCATGCCCACGTCTTCGGTCCCTACGCACGCTTTCCGCTCGCCGAGGACCGCAGCTACACGCCCGCCGAATACCCGGGCGCGGCCTTCATCGCGCACCTCGACCGGCTCGGCCTCGCGCGCGGCGTGCTGGTGACCGGCAGCGCGAGCGGCACCGACAACGGCGCGGTGCTCGCGGCGCTCTCGCAGTACCCCGAGCGCCTGCGCGGCATCGCCGTGCCGCGCGCCGACACCGGCGATGCAGAACTCGACCGCTGGCATGCGGCGGGCATCCGCGGCGTGCGCTTCAACCTGTTCCAGCGCGACGGCCATGCGGTCTACCGCAACGGCGTGGGCATCGAGGTGCTGGAAGCGCTCGCGCCGCGCCTCGCGGAACGCGGCTGGCATGCGCAGATCTGGATCCACGCACCCGACCTGGTCGAACTCGCGCCGCGCCTGCTGCGCCTGGGCCTGCCACTGGTGATCGACCACATGGGCCGCATGGCGGCCGCGCGCGGCATCGAGGACCCGGGCTTCCGCACGCTGTGCCGGCTGCTGGCCGACGGCAAGGCCTGGACCAAGATCTCGGGCGCCGACCGCAACACCGGCCTGGGCCCGCCCTACGCCGACATCGATCCCTTCGCCGAGGCGCTGCTGCGGGCCAATGCCGAGCGCGTGGTGTGGGGCAGCGACTGGCCGCACATCAATTACTTCGAGGCCGCGCAGGTACCCGACGACGGCGCCCTGCTGAACCTGCTGGCGCGCTGGCTGCCCGACGCGGCGCAGCGCCGGCGCGTGCTGGTCGACAACCCGGCCGCGCTGTACGACTTTCCCCCGCCCGTGTAG
- a CDS encoding glycoside hydrolase family 3 C-terminal domain-containing protein: MHVGKKAPFLLLALGLLASLLASAQSPVSPAPAATEPRIEALIARMTVEEKVGQLSLYGPADTNIPGNPQANRRNAQLEADEVRAGRVTGLFNNEGLVRKRELQRIAVQESRLGIPLIFGADVIHGFRTIFPMPLAEAASWEPALAERTARAAAVEASADGFRWTFAPMVDIARDARWGRGIEGVGEDPLLASRFAAARVRGFQGDDLSRADALLATPKHFAGYGAAEGGLDYNTVDISERTLREVYLPPFRAALDAGALSLMSGFHEISGIPSTANPALLTGVLRGEWGFRGFVVSDYTADEELIAHGYAANGREAAKQAFLAGTDVSMQSGLYMRELPGLVAAGEVPMARLDDAVRRVLYAKLRLGLFDQPMRGLDGPPAAQRAEDPAFIALARESARRSIVMLKNEGALLPLAKTGTKVALIGPFASGTQDLLGAWSLFPGQSAPVGIDQGLRAALGDAASLTVTRGSNVESLVPGGIEAAVAAARQADVVVLAIGEGERMSGESRSRADIGLPLVQQALAEAVAATGKPIVVLLSNGRAMALPPVVRDARAILVTWFLGVQTGHAIADVLFGDFNPSGRLPVSFPQAAGQVPYYYAHKRTGRPLPSDAPGTAFKTRYIEASNEALYPFGFGLGFAPVRYDGVALDSERLSMADGTLRVRATVTNTGQREAEEVVQLYIAQRTASVTRPVRELKDFRKLRIAPGASVQVEFALRAADLAFIGRDLRPTVEPGDFDLWVSPSAVGGLHARFALVR, from the coding sequence ATGCATGTCGGAAAAAAAGCCCCGTTCCTCCTTCTGGCCCTCGGCCTCCTCGCCAGCCTCCTCGCCTCCGCCCAGTCTCCCGTCTCGCCCGCCCCGGCCGCCACCGAGCCGCGCATCGAAGCGCTGATCGCGCGCATGACGGTCGAGGAGAAGGTCGGCCAGCTGAGCCTCTACGGCCCGGCCGACACCAACATTCCCGGCAACCCGCAGGCCAACCGGCGCAATGCGCAGCTCGAGGCCGACGAGGTGCGCGCGGGCCGCGTGACCGGCCTCTTCAACAACGAGGGCCTCGTGCGCAAGCGCGAGCTGCAGCGCATCGCGGTCCAGGAATCGCGCCTGGGCATTCCACTGATCTTCGGTGCCGACGTGATCCACGGCTTTCGCACCATCTTCCCGATGCCGCTGGCCGAGGCCGCGAGCTGGGAACCCGCGCTGGCCGAGCGCACCGCGCGCGCGGCGGCGGTCGAGGCCAGCGCCGACGGCTTCCGCTGGACCTTCGCGCCCATGGTCGACATCGCGCGCGATGCGCGCTGGGGCCGCGGCATCGAGGGCGTGGGCGAGGACCCGCTGCTGGCGAGCCGCTTCGCCGCCGCGCGCGTGCGCGGCTTCCAGGGCGACGACCTGTCGCGCGCCGATGCGCTGCTCGCCACGCCCAAGCATTTCGCGGGCTACGGCGCGGCCGAGGGCGGGCTCGACTACAACACCGTCGACATCTCCGAGCGCACGCTGCGCGAGGTCTACCTGCCGCCGTTCCGCGCCGCGCTCGACGCGGGGGCGCTGTCGCTGATGAGCGGCTTCCACGAGATCTCGGGCATTCCCTCGACCGCCAATCCGGCGCTGCTGACCGGCGTGCTGCGCGGCGAGTGGGGCTTCCGCGGCTTCGTGGTGTCGGACTACACGGCCGACGAGGAACTGATCGCGCACGGCTACGCGGCCAACGGCCGCGAGGCCGCGAAGCAGGCCTTCCTCGCGGGCACCGACGTGAGCATGCAGAGCGGCCTCTACATGCGCGAGCTGCCGGGCCTGGTCGCCGCGGGCGAGGTGCCGATGGCGCGGCTCGACGACGCGGTGCGCCGCGTGCTGTACGCCAAGCTCAGGCTCGGCCTGTTCGACCAGCCGATGCGCGGCCTCGACGGCCCGCCGGCCGCGCAGCGCGCCGAGGACCCGGCCTTCATCGCGCTGGCGCGCGAGAGCGCGCGCCGCTCGATCGTGATGCTGAAGAACGAGGGCGCGCTGCTGCCGCTCGCGAAGACCGGCACCAAGGTCGCGCTGATCGGCCCCTTCGCCTCGGGCACACAGGACCTGCTGGGCGCCTGGAGCCTGTTCCCGGGCCAGAGCGCGCCGGTGGGCATCGACCAGGGCCTGCGCGCCGCGCTCGGCGACGCGGCCTCGCTCACGGTCACGCGCGGCTCGAACGTCGAGTCGCTCGTGCCCGGCGGCATCGAGGCCGCGGTGGCCGCGGCACGCCAGGCCGACGTGGTGGTGCTGGCCATCGGCGAGGGCGAACGCATGTCGGGCGAATCGCGCTCGCGCGCCGACATCGGCCTGCCGCTGGTGCAGCAGGCGCTGGCCGAGGCGGTCGCGGCCACCGGCAAGCCGATCGTCGTGCTCCTGAGCAACGGCCGCGCGATGGCGCTGCCGCCCGTGGTGCGAGATGCGCGCGCGATCCTCGTGACCTGGTTCCTCGGCGTGCAGACCGGCCACGCGATCGCCGACGTGCTGTTCGGCGACTTCAATCCCTCGGGCCGGCTGCCGGTGAGCTTTCCGCAGGCAGCGGGACAGGTGCCCTACTACTACGCCCACAAGCGCACCGGCCGGCCGCTGCCGAGCGACGCGCCCGGCACCGCCTTCAAGACGCGCTACATCGAGGCCAGCAACGAGGCGCTCTATCCCTTCGGCTTCGGCCTGGGCTTCGCGCCGGTGCGCTACGACGGCGTCGCGCTCGACAGCGAGCGGCTGTCGATGGCCGACGGCACGCTGCGCGTGCGCGCCACCGTCACCAACACCGGCCAGCGCGAAGCCGAGGAGGTGGTGCAGCTCTACATCGCGCAGCGCACCGCGAGCGTGACGCGGCCGGTGCGCGAGCTCAAGGATTTCCGCAAGCTGCGCATCGCGCCCGGTGCCTCGGTGCAGGTCGAGTTCGCGCTGCGCGCGGCCGACCTGGCCTTCATCGGCCGCGACCTGCGGCCCACGGTGGAGCCCGGCGACTTCGACCTCTGGGTGTCGCCCTCGGCCGTGGGCGGGCTGCACGCGCGCTTCGCGCTGGTTCGCTGA
- the tcuB gene encoding tricarballylate utilization 4Fe-4S protein TcuB encodes MGATPSRVIPIQPALPLTAPEGEVARILQICNACRYCEGFCAVFPAMTRRLEFGKADTHYLANLCHNCGACLHACQYAPPHEFAVNVPQAMAQVRMQTYHDYAWPAAMGSLYEKAGLTVALALAGGLALFLVLAVAMSGSLLHEPLAGNFYAIFPHNFLALLFGAVSLFVLLALTLGVRRFWREVSPANDPGNAPAMAGVRGPASAEAAHDALRLKYLGGGHGEGCNNEDDRFTLWRRRFHHFTFYGFMLCFASTCVATLYHYLFDLHAPYALTSLPVLLGTAGGIGLVVGPIGLLWLNLRRDPAHGDVAQRPMDRGFIALLLLTSLTGLALLAWRDTRFMALLLAVHLGVVMALFLTLPYGKFAHGIFRCAALLKFAIEKRLPSRLQLGAD; translated from the coding sequence ATCGGCGCCACCCCGTCGCGCGTGATCCCGATCCAGCCCGCCCTTCCGCTGACCGCGCCCGAGGGCGAGGTCGCGCGCATCCTGCAGATCTGCAACGCCTGCCGCTACTGCGAGGGCTTCTGCGCCGTGTTCCCCGCGATGACGCGGCGGCTCGAGTTCGGCAAGGCCGACACGCACTACCTGGCCAACCTCTGCCACAACTGCGGCGCCTGCCTGCATGCCTGCCAGTACGCGCCGCCGCACGAGTTCGCGGTCAACGTGCCGCAGGCCATGGCCCAGGTGCGCATGCAGACCTACCACGACTACGCCTGGCCCGCCGCGATGGGCTCGCTCTACGAGAAGGCCGGGCTCACGGTCGCGCTGGCCCTGGCCGGCGGCCTCGCGCTGTTCCTGGTGCTCGCGGTCGCGATGAGCGGCTCGCTGCTGCACGAGCCGCTGGCCGGCAACTTCTACGCGATCTTCCCGCACAACTTCCTCGCGCTGCTGTTCGGCGCGGTGTCGCTGTTCGTGCTGCTCGCGCTGACGCTGGGCGTGCGGCGCTTCTGGCGCGAGGTCTCGCCCGCCAACGACCCCGGCAACGCGCCGGCCATGGCGGGCGTGCGCGGGCCCGCGAGCGCGGAGGCGGCGCACGACGCGCTGCGCCTGAAGTACCTCGGCGGCGGCCACGGCGAAGGCTGCAACAACGAGGACGACCGCTTCACGCTGTGGCGCCGGCGCTTCCACCACTTCACCTTCTACGGCTTCATGCTGTGCTTCGCCTCGACCTGCGTGGCCACGCTCTACCACTACCTGTTCGACCTGCATGCGCCCTATGCGCTGACCAGCCTGCCGGTGCTGCTGGGCACCGCCGGCGGCATCGGCCTGGTGGTCGGCCCGATCGGCCTCTTGTGGCTCAACCTGCGGCGCGACCCGGCCCATGGCGACGTCGCGCAGCGGCCCATGGACCGCGGCTTCATCGCGCTGCTGCTGCTGACCAGCCTCACCGGCCTGGCGCTGCTGGCCTGGCGCGACACGCGGTTCATGGCGCTGCTGCTGGCCGTGCACCTGGGCGTGGTGATGGCGCTGTTCCTCACGCTGCCCTACGGCAAGTTCGCGCACGGCATCTTCCGCTGCGCAGCGCTCTTGAAGTTCGCGATCGAGAAGCGCCTGCCCAGCCGCCTGCAGCTCGGCGCCGACTGA
- a CDS encoding tripartite tricarboxylate transporter substrate binding protein, whose protein sequence is MKRQAFLRTALATLLLGAGTLPAFAADWPSKPITLVVPFVAGGTTDIVARTVGQKLSESLKQPVIVDNRGGAGGTVGATIAAKAPADGYTLFLATIAHSIAPGLYKKLAYDFQRDFDPVALVASTPNVLIVNDKVPAKTVAELVAYIKAHPGKVNFGSAGNGSTEHISGELFRSMTKTEIVHVPYKGGAPMMADLMGGQIQMAIETSPSASPHVKAGKVHALAVTTKARSPAYPGVPTLDEAGLKGYDMTTWFALMAPHGTPPEIVQRLNTELARALQQPDVVKRFEEQGVTAGNMKPAELAAFIGSETTKWVKVAKESGATAE, encoded by the coding sequence ATGAAAAGACAAGCCTTCCTCCGCACCGCCCTCGCGACCCTGCTGCTCGGCGCGGGCACCCTGCCCGCCTTCGCCGCCGACTGGCCGAGCAAGCCCATCACCCTCGTCGTGCCCTTCGTGGCCGGCGGCACCACCGACATCGTCGCGCGCACCGTGGGGCAGAAGCTCTCGGAATCGCTCAAGCAGCCGGTGATCGTCGACAACCGCGGCGGCGCGGGCGGCACCGTGGGCGCGACCATCGCGGCCAAGGCGCCGGCCGACGGCTACACGCTGTTCCTCGCGACCATCGCGCATTCGATCGCGCCGGGCCTCTACAAGAAGCTGGCCTACGACTTCCAGCGCGACTTCGACCCCGTGGCGCTGGTGGCCTCCACGCCCAACGTGCTGATCGTCAACGACAAGGTGCCCGCGAAGACCGTGGCCGAACTCGTGGCCTACATCAAGGCCCATCCCGGCAAGGTCAATTTCGGCTCGGCCGGCAACGGCAGCACCGAGCACATCTCGGGCGAACTGTTCCGCTCGATGACGAAGACCGAGATCGTGCACGTGCCCTACAAGGGTGGCGCGCCGATGATGGCCGACCTGATGGGCGGCCAGATCCAGATGGCGATCGAGACCAGCCCCTCGGCCTCGCCGCACGTCAAGGCCGGCAAGGTGCATGCGCTGGCCGTCACCACCAAGGCGCGTTCGCCCGCCTACCCCGGCGTGCCCACGCTCGACGAGGCCGGCCTCAAGGGCTACGACATGACGACCTGGTTCGCGCTCATGGCGCCGCACGGCACGCCGCCCGAGATCGTGCAGCGGCTCAACACCGAACTCGCGCGCGCGCTGCAGCAACCCGACGTCGTGAAGCGCTTCGAGGAACAGGGCGTGACGGCCGGGAACATGAAGCCCGCCGAGCTCGCGGCCTTCATCGGCAGCGAGACCACCAAGTGGGTCAAGGTGGCGAAGGAGTCGGGCGCGACGGCCGAATAG
- a CDS encoding class II aldolase/adducin family protein, with protein sequence MTNPGVLQIPSMKDQCSPAEWQARIDLAACYRLVDLYGMSDMMANHISSHVPGEKGAFLINPYGMMYEEITASSLIKVDQDGNILSSPDFGELNYGINKAGYVIHSAVHAARPDVACVIHTHSWASMAVSSLECGLLPLTQTAMRFLKIGYHDYQGVVLDTAEQASLLEDLGDSEAVIFRNHGALVVGRSVGEAFNWMHRLELACRAQIGAMSCNTPLKAVPQSVLEETWNNYQPGTRRPYGLMEWPALLRKLDRMDPGFRD encoded by the coding sequence ATGACCAACCCTGGCGTGCTCCAGATCCCCTCCATGAAGGACCAGTGCTCCCCCGCCGAATGGCAGGCGCGCATCGACCTCGCCGCCTGCTATCGGCTGGTCGACCTCTACGGCATGTCCGACATGATGGCCAACCACATCTCGTCGCACGTGCCCGGCGAGAAGGGCGCGTTCCTCATCAACCCCTACGGGATGATGTACGAGGAGATCACGGCCTCGAGCCTGATCAAGGTCGACCAGGACGGCAACATCCTGTCCTCGCCCGACTTCGGCGAGCTGAACTACGGCATCAACAAGGCCGGCTACGTGATCCACAGCGCGGTGCATGCCGCGCGGCCCGACGTGGCCTGCGTGATCCACACCCACAGCTGGGCCTCGATGGCGGTGTCCTCCCTCGAATGCGGGCTGCTGCCGCTCACGCAGACCGCGATGCGCTTCCTCAAGATCGGCTACCACGACTACCAGGGCGTGGTGCTCGACACCGCCGAGCAGGCTTCGCTGCTGGAAGACCTGGGCGACAGCGAGGCCGTGATCTTCCGCAACCACGGCGCGCTGGTGGTGGGCCGCAGCGTGGGCGAGGCCTTCAACTGGATGCACCGGCTCGAGCTGGCCTGCCGCGCGCAGATCGGCGCGATGTCGTGCAACACGCCGCTCAAGGCCGTGCCGCAGAGCGTGCTCGAGGAGACCTGGAACAACTACCAGCCCGGCACGCGCCGCCCCTACGGGCTCATGGAATGGCCCGCGCTGCTGCGCAAGCTCGACCGCATGGATCCGGGCTTCCGCGACTGA
- a CDS encoding DUF3592 domain-containing protein, translating to MHNTSLTLLKWIFIAVGLGLLLIAIVVPNEAKWLLTLLGLMFTGVGGGILFVGERNAKRAAWLLQHGQRIDAELREVELNTSFQVNGRHPYRAIVEARAGFGRELRQFRSANIWFDPTRHLSGRRIAVYVDPANPKRYHVDLSFLPPRG from the coding sequence ATGCACAACACGTCGCTGACGCTGCTCAAGTGGATCTTCATCGCCGTCGGACTGGGCCTGCTGCTCATCGCGATCGTGGTGCCCAACGAGGCCAAGTGGCTGCTCACGCTGCTGGGCCTGATGTTCACGGGCGTGGGCGGCGGCATCCTGTTCGTCGGCGAGCGCAACGCGAAGCGCGCGGCCTGGCTGCTGCAGCACGGCCAGCGCATCGATGCCGAGCTGCGCGAGGTCGAGCTCAACACCTCGTTCCAGGTCAATGGCCGGCATCCCTACCGCGCCATCGTCGAGGCGCGCGCCGGCTTCGGGCGCGAGCTGCGGCAGTTCCGCAGCGCCAACATCTGGTTCGATCCCACGCGGCACCTGAGCGGGCGCCGGATCGCGGTCTACGTCGATCCCGCGAACCCGAAGCGCTACCACGTGGACCTGTCGTTCCTGCCGCCGCGCGGCTGA
- a CDS encoding tripartite tricarboxylate transporter substrate binding protein produces the protein MKRDKPSLLPRPLLGLAAALLLAAGLGAAPRAQAQAAYPAKPVRVVVAFTAGGTTDILARAVTQQMSEKLGQPFVIDNKPGGGGNIGTEFVVRAPADGYTLIVNSVGPMAVNQTLYKSLPYDPLRDLVPVVQIADVPNVLVVNPEVPAKTLEEFIAYAKANPNKLNYGSTGIGTSSHLSSYMLGKRIGADTLHVPYKGANALTDLLAGRIQFMFATIPSVIPHIRAGKLRAIAVSSLKRSRSLPDVPTVAEKGFGDFSAGSWFGFFAPKGTPAPVIALLNKSVNDALPSLEAQMIREGADPVGGTPEQFGKFTRQEYEKWKSIVRESGATAE, from the coding sequence ATGAAACGAGACAAGCCCTCCCTCCTGCCGCGACCGCTCCTGGGCCTGGCCGCGGCCCTGCTGCTGGCCGCGGGCCTCGGCGCCGCGCCGCGCGCGCAGGCGCAGGCCGCCTATCCCGCCAAGCCCGTGCGCGTGGTCGTCGCCTTCACCGCGGGCGGCACCACCGACATCCTCGCGCGCGCCGTCACGCAACAGATGTCCGAGAAGCTCGGCCAGCCCTTCGTGATCGACAACAAGCCCGGCGGCGGCGGCAACATCGGCACCGAGTTCGTGGTGCGCGCGCCGGCCGACGGCTACACCCTGATCGTCAACTCGGTGGGCCCGATGGCCGTCAACCAGACGCTCTACAAGAGCCTGCCCTACGACCCGCTGCGCGACCTCGTGCCCGTGGTGCAGATCGCCGACGTGCCCAACGTGCTGGTGGTGAATCCCGAGGTGCCCGCGAAGACGCTCGAGGAGTTCATCGCCTACGCCAAGGCCAACCCCAACAAGCTCAACTACGGCTCGACCGGCATCGGCACCTCCTCGCACCTGTCGAGCTACATGCTCGGCAAGCGCATCGGCGCCGACACGCTGCACGTGCCCTACAAGGGCGCCAACGCGCTCACCGACCTGCTCGCGGGGCGCATCCAGTTCATGTTCGCGACCATTCCCTCGGTGATCCCGCACATCCGCGCGGGCAAGCTGCGCGCGATCGCGGTCAGCAGCCTCAAGCGCTCGCGCTCGCTGCCCGACGTGCCGACCGTGGCCGAGAAGGGCTTTGGCGATTTCTCGGCCGGCTCCTGGTTCGGCTTCTTCGCGCCCAAGGGCACGCCCGCGCCGGTGATCGCGCTGCTCAACAAATCGGTCAACGACGCGCTGCCCTCGCTCGAAGCGCAGATGATCCGCGAGGGCGCCGACCCGGTGGGCGGCACGCCCGAGCAGTTCGGCAAGTTCACGCGGCAGGAGTACGAGAAATGGAAGAGCATCGTTCGCGAGTCGGGCGCAACGGCCGAATGA